The sequence AGCGTGCATTGAGAATCTGCGCCAGCGTCGTCGCCCTCGCGGCGGCAACGGCGGCCATGCCCGTCGCGGCGATGGCCGATTGGCTCGAAGAGGCGGCCAAGCCTCTGAAGGGCACCGAAGTCAACGGCATCTTCCTCGACCGCCCGGGCTATCGCGCCATCATCAAGCTGCTGCCCGAGTTCGAGAAGAAGACCGGCATCAAGGTCAATTACGAAATCGTCCCCTATGAGAACACCCGCGAGAAGGAAGTGCTGAACTTCACCTCGCGCGGCGATCTCACCATGGCGCTGGTCGATCTCGTGTGGATCGGCGAATTCGCCGAAAATGGCTGGCTGGTGCCGGTCGAGGAGCTCGCCAAGGACAAGGCGATCACCGACCCGAACCTGAAGCTCGACGGCTTCTTCCCGCTGCTGCTGGAAGCCTTCGGCTCCTGGGGCGGCACGGTCTATGGCCTGCCCTTCGACAATTATTCCGGCCTGCTGTTCTATAATTCCTGCAAGCTCAAGGAAGCGGGCTTCGACAAGCCGCCGGCGACCTGGGAAGAGGTGATGACCGTCTACGGTCCCAAGCTCACCGACAAGTCGAAGAACCAGTACGCCTACGCCCTGCAGTCGCGCCGCGGCGAGACCCAGTCGGCGGACAGCTTCATGCGCTTCCTCTGGCCCTTCGGCGGCTCGCTCCTGAACAAGGAGTTCAAGTCGAACCTGATGAGCAAGGAAAGCCAGACCGGCCTCAACTTCCGTCAGGACCTGATGAAGTACATGCCGCCGGGCGTCGTCTCCTTCGACCATGCCGAGGCCGTGAACGCGCTGGCGCAGGGCCAGGTGGCGATGATCACCGAGTGGTCGGCCTTCTATTCCACGCTCGCCGACCCCGCGACCTCCAAGCTCGGCGACTGCCTCGCCGTGGCGCCGGAGCCCGCCGGCCCGGCCGGCCGCCTGCCCGCGCTGGGCGGCTTCTCGCTCGCCGTCGCTTCGCAGGCCACCCCCGAGCAGCAGAAGGCCACCTGGCTGTTCATCCAGTGGGCGACCTCCGAAGCCATCGCCAAGGCCTATGTCGAGGCCGGCGGCGTGTCGGGCCGCATGGCGGTCTATAACGACCCGGAGATCAAGGCGAAGTACACGTTCGTCGAGCCGATGGTCGCCTCCTGGCAGGCCGGCGTTCCCGAGTATCGTCCTCGCTTCCCGGCCTGGCCGGCGATCTCCGAGATCGTCGCCGAGTGGGGCTCCAAGATGATGCTGGGTGAAGTCACCGTCGAGGGCGGTTCCAAGGAGATCGGCACCCGCATGGAAGCCATCCTCGGCAAGGACGGCTATTACGACGGCAAGAAGAAGCTGCTGCAGTGAGTTGAAGCCGGCGGCGGGGCCTCTCTCCCGCGCCGCCGGCCTCCGGGCGGATGCTGCAACCCGCGAAGCGGCATCCGCCCCCCCCTCTATGACCCCCGAGCGCCACCACCCCAAGCGTCTGGCCGGAAAGCGCCGTCATCCTGAGGCGCGAGCGTAGCGAGCCTCGAAGGATGGTCCTTCTGGCGCACCGGGATGACTATCCTTCGAGGCCCGGCTGCCGCCGGGCACCTCAGGATGACGTTGCTCGGAAGAATTTTGGGCTCCCAAGCCTTGCGAAAGCCAATGTCATGACCACGCTTCACG comes from Ancylobacter polymorphus and encodes:
- a CDS encoding ABC transporter substrate-binding protein; amino-acid sequence: MKRALRICASVVALAAATAAMPVAAMADWLEEAAKPLKGTEVNGIFLDRPGYRAIIKLLPEFEKKTGIKVNYEIVPYENTREKEVLNFTSRGDLTMALVDLVWIGEFAENGWLVPVEELAKDKAITDPNLKLDGFFPLLLEAFGSWGGTVYGLPFDNYSGLLFYNSCKLKEAGFDKPPATWEEVMTVYGPKLTDKSKNQYAYALQSRRGETQSADSFMRFLWPFGGSLLNKEFKSNLMSKESQTGLNFRQDLMKYMPPGVVSFDHAEAVNALAQGQVAMITEWSAFYSTLADPATSKLGDCLAVAPEPAGPAGRLPALGGFSLAVASQATPEQQKATWLFIQWATSEAIAKAYVEAGGVSGRMAVYNDPEIKAKYTFVEPMVASWQAGVPEYRPRFPAWPAISEIVAEWGSKMMLGEVTVEGGSKEIGTRMEAILGKDGYYDGKKKLLQ